The following are encoded together in the Scyliorhinus torazame isolate Kashiwa2021f chromosome 6, sScyTor2.1, whole genome shotgun sequence genome:
- the nrsn1 gene encoding neurensin-1: MSLCAEICQSENSNYNAEGLQQRYGVRSYLHQFYEDCTASIWEHEDDFQIKKSPSRWSSVLWKVGLMAGTTILLIGMAVITAGYLLLPKIEAFGEEKENFLVVDGHAVQFNVALDICKLAGAILFCIGGVIMAACLLMSTLATSYSKEEKYLQQKFKERIVDPQTSFQPITKAPAPGENKIPITLSKVHNVQPTLES, translated from the exons ATGAGTTTGTGTGCCGAGATCTGCCAGTCAGAGAACTCTAACTACAACGCAGAGGGGTTGCAGCAACGCTATGGAGtccgatcatatctgcatcagttcTATGAAGACTGTACGGCATCAATCTGGGAGCATGAGGATGATTTTCAGATTAAGAAATCCCCAAGCAGGTGGAGCTCTGTCCTCTGGAAG GTCGGACTCATGGCTGGGACCACCATACTTCTGATAGGAATGGCAGTGATTACAGCTGGCTACCTGCTACTACCAAAGATTGAAGCATTTGGAGAGGAGAAGGAGAATTTTCTGGTAGTGGATGGTCACGCTGTCCAGTTCAATGTGGCACTGGACATCTGTAAGCTGGCAGGGGCCATCCTCTTTTGCATTGGGGGGGTGATAATGGCTGCTTGCCTCCTGATGTCCACGTTGGCCACAAGTTACTCCAAGGAAGAAAAATACCTCCAGCAGAAGTTTAAAGAGAGAATTGTCGACCCCCAAACTTCCTTCCAGCCCATCACCAAGGCACCAGCTCCAGGTGAAAATAAAATCCCCATCACTTTATCCAAAGTACACAATGTGCAGCCCACATTGGAGAGCTAA